A single Halarcobacter anaerophilus DNA region contains:
- a CDS encoding fumarate reductase flavoprotein subunit, translated as MKINYCDALVIGGGLAGLRAAVAAQKKGLSTIVLSLVPVKRSHSAAAQGGMQASLGNSKMSEGDNEDLHFADTVKGSDWGCDQEVARMFVTTAPKAIRELASWGVPWSRVKAGPHNAVINAKKTTITEEEDRHGLITSRDFGGTKKWRTCYTADATGHTMLFGVANEALKHDVDIRDRKEALSIIHEDGRCYGAVVRDLITGELEAYVSKGTCIATGGYGRVFKQTTNAVICEGTGAAIALETGIAALSNMEAVQFHPTPIVPSGILLTEGCRGDGGVLRDVDGHRFMPDYEPEKKELASRDVVSRRMIEHIRNGKGVPSPYGYHVWLDISILGREHIERNLRDVQEICQIFNGIDPADEGPKGWAPVLPMQHYSMGGIRTKPTGESSRLAGLFACGEAACWDMHGFNRLGGNSVSETVVAGMIIGNYFADYCLENDVTIPTKTVQKFVDAQDAYLDQILAYNGKEDIFKIKNRMKEIMDEKVGIFRDGPHLEAAVEELKELLQKTKHISVKSKERVGNPELEEAYRVPRMLKVALCVAKGARDRTESRGAHYREDYLKRDDANWLKRTLCTWANPDDIEPTLEYAPLDIMKMEMPPAFRGYGAKGMIIENELSAKRQEEVDSIREKMEADGKDRYEIQDTLMPFELPMNYKDKNERAGDK; from the coding sequence ATGAAGATTAATTATTGTGATGCATTAGTAATCGGTGGAGGATTAGCAGGACTTAGAGCTGCGGTTGCCGCACAGAAAAAAGGATTAAGTACAATCGTTTTATCTTTAGTTCCTGTTAAAAGATCTCACTCAGCAGCTGCTCAAGGTGGTATGCAAGCTAGTTTAGGTAACTCAAAAATGAGTGAAGGTGATAATGAAGATTTACACTTTGCCGATACAGTTAAAGGTTCAGACTGGGGATGTGACCAAGAAGTTGCAAGAATGTTCGTTACAACTGCACCAAAAGCTATTAGAGAATTGGCATCTTGGGGTGTTCCTTGGAGTAGAGTTAAAGCAGGTCCTCATAATGCAGTTATTAATGCTAAAAAAACGACTATTACGGAAGAAGAAGACAGACATGGATTAATCACATCAAGAGACTTTGGTGGGACTAAAAAATGGAGAACATGTTATACAGCCGATGCAACAGGACATACAATGTTATTCGGTGTGGCAAATGAAGCACTTAAACATGATGTTGACATTAGAGATAGAAAAGAAGCCTTATCAATAATACATGAAGACGGTAGATGTTACGGTGCCGTTGTAAGAGATCTAATTACGGGTGAATTAGAAGCTTATGTGTCAAAAGGTACATGTATAGCAACAGGTGGATACGGTAGAGTATTTAAACAAACTACAAATGCCGTAATCTGCGAAGGTACAGGAGCTGCAATTGCTCTTGAAACAGGTATTGCCGCATTATCAAATATGGAAGCTGTACAGTTCCACCCTACTCCAATCGTTCCTTCAGGTATTCTTTTAACTGAAGGTTGTAGAGGTGACGGTGGTGTTTTAAGAGATGTTGACGGTCACAGATTTATGCCTGATTATGAACCTGAGAAAAAAGAACTTGCAAGTAGAGACGTTGTAAGTAGAAGAATGATTGAACATATTAGAAACGGTAAAGGTGTTCCTTCACCTTACGGATATCACGTATGGTTAGATATCTCAATTTTAGGTAGAGAGCATATTGAAAGAAACTTAAGAGACGTTCAAGAAATTTGTCAAATCTTCAACGGAATTGATCCTGCCGATGAGGGACCAAAAGGTTGGGCTCCTGTTCTTCCAATGCAACACTACTCAATGGGAGGAATCAGAACTAAACCAACAGGTGAATCAAGTAGATTAGCCGGACTTTTCGCTTGCGGTGAAGCTGCTTGTTGGGATATGCACGGATTTAACAGACTTGGAGGTAACTCAGTATCTGAAACAGTTGTTGCAGGTATGATTATCGGTAACTATTTTGCTGATTATTGTTTAGAAAACGATGTAACAATTCCAACTAAAACAGTACAAAAATTCGTTGATGCACAAGATGCTTACTTAGATCAAATTTTAGCATATAACGGAAAAGAAGATATCTTTAAAATCAAAAATAGAATGAAAGAAATCATGGATGAAAAAGTTGGTATCTTTAGAGACGGCCCACACTTAGAAGCTGCTGTTGAAGAGTTAAAAGAGTTATTACAAAAAACTAAACATATCTCTGTAAAATCAAAAGAGAGAGTTGGAAATCCGGAACTTGAAGAAGCATACAGAGTTCCAAGAATGTTAAAAGTTGCATTATGCGTAGCAAAAGGTGCAAGAGATAGAACAGAATCTAGAGGTGCACACTATAGAGAAGATTACCTAAAAAGAGATGATGCAAACTGGTTAAAAAGAACTCTTTGCACTTGGGCAAACCCTGATGATATAGAACCTACACTTGAATATGCTCCTTTAGACATTATGAAAATGGAAATGCCGCCGGCATTTAGAGGTTACGGGGCAAAAGGAATGATTATAGAAAATGAATTGTCTGCAAAAAGACAAGAAGAAGTTGATTCTATTAGAGAGAAAATGGAAGCAGATGGAAAAGACAGATACGAAATTCAAGACACATTAATGCCTTTTGAATTACCAATGAACTACAAAGATAAAAATGAAAGAGCAGGAGATAAATAA
- a CDS encoding fumarate reductase iron-sulfur subunit has translation MSTQKGREITISVLKFNPRSAVSKPHYVDYKLEETSGMTLFIALNYIRENLDPDLSFDFVCRAGICGSCGMVVNGKPTLACRTLIANYPEGKLTLLPMPAFELIKDLSVNTGKWMDGMSKRVESWVHSDHEVDISKLEDRIDPEVANDTFELDRCIECGICVASCGTMLMRPNFVGPVGLNRVARFEIDPHDKRTADDYYELIGDDDGIFGCMSLMACEDHCPKHLPLQNKIAYLRRKLVALR, from the coding sequence ATGAGTACACAAAAAGGTAGAGAAATAACTATTTCCGTACTTAAATTTAATCCAAGAAGTGCAGTTTCAAAACCTCACTATGTGGATTATAAACTAGAAGAGACATCGGGAATGACTCTTTTTATAGCATTAAATTATATTAGAGAAAATCTAGATCCGGATTTATCTTTTGACTTCGTTTGTAGAGCAGGAATCTGCGGAAGCTGCGGTATGGTTGTAAACGGTAAACCTACACTTGCTTGTAGAACGCTTATTGCAAACTATCCTGAAGGGAAATTAACTCTTCTTCCAATGCCTGCATTTGAACTTATTAAAGATTTATCTGTAAATACAGGTAAATGGATGGACGGTATGAGTAAAAGAGTTGAATCTTGGGTTCACTCAGACCATGAAGTTGATATTTCAAAACTTGAAGACAGAATTGATCCTGAAGTTGCAAATGACACATTTGAGTTAGATAGATGTATTGAGTGTGGAATTTGTGTAGCTTCATGCGGTACAATGCTTATGAGACCAAATTTCGTAGGACCTGTTGGATTAAACAGAGTTGCAAGATTTGAAATCGATCCTCATGATAAGAGAACAGCCGATGATTATTATGAATTAATCGGTGATGATGACGGGATCTTTGGATGTATGTCATTAATGGCTTGTGAAGATCATTGTCCAAAACACTTACCGTTACAAAATAAGATAGCATATCTAAGAAGAAAATTAGTTGCTCTTAGATAA
- a CDS encoding dynamin family protein codes for MSLEKDYFLLYHGINDIEQTSTYGTNENKDKDEFFDIASLVLSATRRDYEKFITLDSFKKLVSKITNKEVKNLDELYQLQFCLIDAIENDSRNCNIERMHESFEYLKNENIIGQFEYNKLISLFDPKELASCDDEIDVEDELKVDEKKPFKEAKNELDDLILELKSIFITDDFKKELDETSNYLSNQKFSIGITGVMNAGKSTMLNALMGQEILGSAVVPETANLTIVKHGKPSAKVFYWNKEEWQKIEQSANEIKSIKDFVDETKKVFGDKLSDLIKEDSLSEEVNINSLASYTSAEASGKKCNLVKYVELRSDLNFLSEGIEIVDTPGLDDPVIQREEITKEYISDCDLMIHLMNVSQSATLKDVEFIIDALLYQNITKLLIVITRADTVTKEQLEEVINYTKSSIQRQLKAQNKDSKLNYILEHIKFIPISGKMALYHRTGRSEEAIKNGFNLEDTGILEIEDYLNETLFGADSSKSDLIIKSALIQLQKIITKELKSFNYELVLLSKSKDELLKDLEEFTKKKDTNKRIFASLKEDINLYKSDATNYLETLEAFLSSELIELQNIIKQRVFNDVKYSLEKDKRKPENSRIKTIVETAIKDGIIDIIRDYRYKFIKKSQSIGEICEQKYQDLGFVMGHKNDNFDARGFFQDDFKSGFLTSSNQLLINKILKELKDTKQSKLLEFDRAIETQIKEEFSSIEKTIKEKAKKISEMLIENFFRAIAEPLNVFEHKLKKDEKLLQDRIENFEEKEKNKEVVTMDIHKKIKRLESVMKGLKA; via the coding sequence TTGAGTTTAGAAAAAGACTATTTTTTATTATATCATGGAATAAATGATATTGAACAAACTTCCACATACGGTACAAATGAAAATAAAGATAAAGATGAGTTTTTTGATATAGCCTCTTTAGTTTTAAGTGCCACAAGAAGAGATTATGAAAAATTTATTACTCTTGACAGTTTTAAAAAACTTGTATCTAAAATAACAAATAAAGAGGTAAAAAACCTGGATGAACTCTATCAATTACAATTTTGTTTAATTGATGCAATTGAAAATGATTCAAGAAATTGTAATATTGAGAGAATGCATGAAAGTTTTGAATATCTTAAAAATGAAAATATAATAGGACAATTTGAATATAACAAATTGATTTCACTCTTTGATCCAAAAGAGCTTGCGTCTTGCGATGATGAAATAGATGTTGAAGATGAATTAAAAGTAGATGAAAAAAAACCTTTCAAAGAAGCCAAAAACGAACTTGACGATCTTATTTTAGAACTTAAATCAATTTTTATAACAGATGATTTTAAAAAAGAATTAGATGAGACTTCAAACTACCTCTCAAACCAAAAGTTTTCTATCGGTATCACGGGTGTTATGAATGCAGGGAAATCAACAATGTTAAATGCCCTGATGGGACAAGAGATTTTAGGAAGTGCAGTTGTTCCGGAAACTGCAAATTTAACAATCGTAAAACACGGTAAACCAAGTGCAAAAGTATTTTACTGGAATAAAGAAGAATGGCAAAAAATTGAGCAGAGTGCAAATGAAATAAAATCTATAAAAGATTTTGTAGATGAAACAAAAAAAGTATTCGGTGATAAATTAAGCGATTTAATAAAAGAGGATTCTTTAAGCGAAGAGGTAAATATAAACAGCCTTGCCTCATATACTTCTGCTGAAGCCAGCGGAAAAAAATGCAACCTTGTAAAATATGTAGAACTTAGATCAGACCTAAATTTTTTAAGTGAAGGTATCGAAATTGTAGATACTCCCGGATTAGACGATCCTGTAATACAAAGAGAAGAGATTACAAAAGAGTATATTTCAGATTGTGATTTGATGATTCATCTAATGAATGTAAGCCAAAGTGCGACATTAAAAGATGTAGAATTTATCATTGATGCCCTGCTCTATCAAAATATAACAAAACTTTTAATAGTAATTACAAGAGCAGACACCGTTACAAAAGAGCAACTAGAAGAAGTAATAAACTATACGAAATCATCAATTCAAAGACAACTTAAAGCACAAAATAAAGACAGCAAACTAAATTATATATTGGAGCATATAAAATTTATCCCTATTTCGGGGAAAATGGCGCTTTATCATAGAACAGGAAGAAGTGAAGAGGCAATAAAAAACGGTTTTAATCTTGAAGATACGGGAATTTTGGAAATTGAAGATTATTTAAACGAAACCCTGTTCGGAGCTGACTCTTCAAAATCAGATTTAATTATAAAAAGTGCCCTAATACAATTACAAAAAATAATTACAAAAGAGCTTAAATCTTTTAACTATGAATTGGTATTGCTTTCAAAATCAAAAGATGAATTATTAAAAGATTTAGAAGAGTTTACAAAGAAAAAAGATACAAATAAAAGAATCTTTGCCTCTTTAAAAGAGGATATAAATTTATATAAAAGTGATGCAACAAACTATTTAGAAACTTTAGAAGCTTTTCTTTCAAGTGAATTAATCGAATTGCAAAATATTATAAAACAAAGAGTTTTTAATGATGTAAAATACTCTTTAGAAAAAGATAAAAGAAAACCTGAGAACAGTAGAATCAAAACCATTGTCGAAACAGCAATAAAAGACGGTATTATTGACATAATAAGAGACTATAGATATAAATTTATTAAAAAATCTCAAAGTATTGGAGAGATTTGTGAACAGAAATATCAAGATTTAGGTTTTGTAATGGGGCATAAAAACGATAATTTCGATGCAAGAGGCTTTTTCCAAGATGATTTCAAATCAGGATTTTTAACCTCTTCAAACCAACTACTTATAAATAAAATATTAAAAGAGCTAAAAGATACAAAACAGAGCAAACTCTTAGAATTTGACAGGGCAATAGAGACTCAAATAAAAGAAGAATTTAGTTCTATTGAAAAAACAATAAAAGAGAAAGCAAAAAAAATCTCCGAAATGCTGATTGAGAACTTTTTTAGAGCTATTGCCGAACCTTTAAATGTATTTGAACACAAATTAAAAAAAGATGAAAAACTGCTCCAAGACAGAATTGAAAACTTCGAAGAAAAAGAGAAAAACAAAGAAGTAGTAACTATGGATATACATAAAAAAATAAAAAGACTTGAATCAGTTATGAAAGGACTTAAAGCATGA
- a CDS encoding dynamin family protein, with the protein MSILSSFIKEYNDKFIQKEEEFEKGITGDIKRVRAKLLDSKFLPSIQLRNILDKQIRRARYPMEVAITGQFSSGKSTFLNALLSKNILPTGITPVTSKVNFINYGEEYKLKITYYSGAQEYAPIEAIADFTDQRKNEMSEIKYLTLYAPMDILKDISFVDTPGLNSQSQSDTDTTRRVLRDVGGIIWLTLIDNAGKMSEAQVLEEYMEHFKNKSLCVLNQKDKFTKEQIETTTKYISEKFDKYFAEVVPISAKMALESRAAHSDILIHDEYEKFIKKFKEDLRVNDVKSLNFFEKDFNEYKRKVQKIQETDSTDNTKLLEESNILKVLDFIENTIRPQAQESKEYAIKKDLRGICDILIKEYETIIAVYDSLISILKNAQDDVLESFDDIHKRYSKELFSVYNSLEVIMEKMAHETYKNIKKQKASRFERKNGFLKKDSFEKIEYETYWIDSDNVYKVLFYDDQTIDKMFKRAIKELKQVELDTNEAYRNVYRNIKQKIHRWQEPYEQLKKHREIASDMEFSSTRHFAAKVYENVLKSFHRAILENISALRKKFAYFNGALSYSYIQTTQATIAHFEQQIAESVQLYEKEPTKFSIYHPREDEILTKLKANFGFEKIEDFLTSKRNYLFKISQYSKNQYIEINKDRIKFVESKKLEYLEKIEDIKAIKEDI; encoded by the coding sequence ATGAGTATTTTAAGTAGTTTTATAAAAGAGTATAATGATAAATTTATCCAAAAAGAAGAGGAGTTTGAAAAAGGAATAACAGGAGATATCAAAAGAGTCAGAGCGAAACTTTTAGATAGTAAATTCCTTCCTTCAATCCAACTAAGAAATATTTTAGACAAACAAATCAGACGTGCCAGATATCCGATGGAAGTAGCAATTACAGGTCAATTTTCTTCAGGTAAATCTACATTTCTAAATGCCCTGCTTTCAAAAAATATTCTTCCTACGGGAATTACTCCTGTTACATCAAAAGTTAATTTTATAAATTACGGCGAAGAGTATAAATTAAAAATTACTTACTACTCAGGAGCCCAAGAGTATGCTCCTATTGAAGCTATTGCGGATTTCACAGACCAAAGAAAAAATGAAATGAGTGAAATAAAATATCTAACTTTATATGCCCCTATGGATATTTTAAAAGATATCTCTTTTGTCGATACTCCGGGACTTAATTCCCAATCTCAAAGTGACACGGATACTACAAGAAGAGTATTAAGAGACGTAGGCGGAATTATCTGGCTAACGTTAATTGATAATGCGGGGAAAATGTCTGAAGCTCAAGTTTTAGAAGAGTATATGGAACATTTTAAAAATAAATCTTTGTGCGTCTTAAATCAAAAAGATAAATTTACTAAAGAACAAATAGAAACAACAACAAAATATATAAGTGAAAAGTTTGATAAATATTTTGCCGAAGTAGTTCCTATTTCAGCCAAAATGGCACTTGAATCAAGAGCTGCACACAGCGATATTTTAATTCATGACGAATATGAAAAATTTATAAAAAAATTCAAAGAGGATTTAAGAGTTAATGATGTTAAATCTCTGAATTTTTTTGAAAAAGATTTTAATGAATATAAAAGAAAAGTCCAAAAAATTCAAGAAACAGACTCAACGGATAATACAAAACTATTAGAAGAATCAAATATCTTAAAAGTTTTGGATTTTATTGAAAATACAATAAGACCCCAGGCTCAAGAATCAAAAGAGTATGCTATAAAAAAAGATTTAAGAGGTATTTGTGATATTTTAATAAAAGAGTATGAAACAATAATTGCAGTATATGATTCTTTGATATCAATACTTAAAAATGCCCAAGACGATGTTTTGGAAAGTTTTGACGATATCCATAAAAGATACTCAAAAGAGCTCTTTTCCGTTTATAATTCATTAGAAGTTATTATGGAAAAAATGGCTCATGAAACCTATAAAAATATAAAAAAACAAAAAGCTTCGAGATTTGAAAGAAAAAACGGTTTTTTAAAAAAAGACAGTTTTGAAAAAATTGAATATGAAACCTATTGGATAGATTCAGACAATGTATATAAAGTTCTTTTTTATGACGATCAAACAATAGATAAAATGTTTAAAAGAGCAATAAAAGAGTTAAAACAAGTCGAACTTGATACAAATGAAGCCTATAGAAATGTTTACAGAAATATAAAACAAAAAATCCACAGATGGCAAGAACCTTATGAACAGCTAAAAAAACACAGGGAAATTGCTTCTGATATGGAGTTTTCTTCAACACGGCACTTTGCAGCAAAAGTATATGAAAATGTATTAAAAAGTTTTCATAGAGCAATTTTGGAAAATATCTCTGCACTTAGAAAAAAGTTTGCTTACTTTAACGGAGCTTTATCTTATTCATATATCCAAACAACCCAAGCAACAATTGCACACTTTGAACAACAAATTGCCGAATCAGTCCAATTATATGAAAAAGAGCCTACGAAATTCTCTATTTATCATCCAAGAGAAGATGAAATATTAACAAAATTAAAAGCAAATTTCGGATTCGAAAAAATTGAAGATTTTTTAACTTCAAAAAGAAATTATCTATTTAAGATATCACAATACTCTAAAAACCAATATATAGAAATAAATAAAGACAGAATAAAATTTGTTGAATCAAAAAAATTAGAATATCTTGAAAAAATTGAAGATATAAAAGCTATAAAAGAGGATATTTAA
- a CDS encoding acetolactate synthase large subunit encodes MKASDLFVKALENEGVEYIFGIPGEENLDLLESLRKSKQIKLILTRHEQGAGFMAATYGRLTGKVGVCISTLGPGATNFATAAAYAQLGGMPMMMITGQKPIKKSKQGRFQIVDIVGMMKPMTKYAKQIVNGNNIPSMVRDAFKIATTERPGAVHLELPEDIAAEEAEDNIYPVKNFRYPYAGKTAILEAVKRIEKAKRPLLLVGAGANRRRIGDALTNFVNETGIPFFSTQMGKGVIDENHKLCLSTAALSKDDFIHCAIERADLIINVGHDVIEKPPFFMENKPDATKVIHVNYFPSEVDDTYFPQMDLIGDIASNMQQITYAISKQEHWDFDYYVRMADEIRTRLSKYFGDTRFPILPQRAVRTIRQTLDEEDIVTLDNGVYKIWFARNYRCAKPNTLLLDNALATMGAGLPSGMAAKMVNPDKKVVAVCGDGGFMMNSQELETAVRLGLDLTVIILNDNAYGMIKWKQTGMGFDTFGLDLGNPDFVKYAESYGATGHRPESCEEFEKTLTECVNGKGVHLIDLAVDYSLNHSILNELLAKKQCLL; translated from the coding sequence ATGAAAGCATCTGACTTATTTGTAAAAGCGTTAGAAAACGAAGGTGTCGAATATATTTTTGGTATCCCGGGCGAGGAAAACTTAGATTTACTAGAATCACTGAGAAAATCAAAACAAATCAAACTTATTTTGACAAGGCATGAACAAGGTGCAGGTTTTATGGCTGCAACATACGGAAGATTAACAGGTAAAGTAGGAGTATGTATCTCAACTTTAGGACCTGGAGCTACTAACTTTGCTACAGCGGCAGCTTACGCACAACTTGGCGGTATGCCGATGATGATGATTACAGGTCAAAAACCAATCAAAAAATCAAAACAAGGTAGATTCCAGATAGTTGATATTGTCGGAATGATGAAACCTATGACAAAATATGCAAAACAGATAGTAAACGGAAATAATATTCCATCTATGGTTAGAGATGCATTTAAAATTGCAACAACTGAAAGACCTGGTGCAGTTCATCTTGAATTACCTGAAGATATTGCGGCAGAAGAAGCAGAAGACAATATTTATCCGGTAAAAAACTTTAGATACCCATATGCAGGGAAAACAGCTATTTTAGAAGCTGTAAAAAGAATTGAAAAAGCAAAAAGACCTCTTTTATTAGTTGGAGCAGGTGCAAACAGAAGAAGAATAGGTGATGCTTTAACTAACTTCGTTAATGAAACAGGTATTCCGTTTTTCTCAACTCAAATGGGTAAAGGTGTAATTGATGAAAATCATAAATTATGTTTAAGTACTGCAGCATTATCAAAAGATGATTTTATTCACTGCGCAATTGAAAGAGCAGATTTGATAATCAATGTAGGACATGATGTAATTGAAAAACCGCCTTTCTTTATGGAAAATAAACCAGATGCAACAAAAGTTATCCATGTTAACTACTTCCCGTCAGAAGTTGATGATACTTATTTCCCACAAATGGATCTAATCGGTGATATTGCTTCTAATATGCAACAAATCACTTATGCAATTTCAAAACAAGAACATTGGGATTTTGATTACTATGTTAGAATGGCAGATGAAATTAGAACAAGACTTTCTAAATATTTCGGTGATACAAGATTCCCTATCTTACCTCAAAGAGCAGTAAGAACTATTAGACAAACATTAGATGAAGAAGATATCGTAACTCTTGATAACGGAGTATATAAAATCTGGTTTGCAAGAAACTATAGATGTGCAAAACCAAATACACTTTTACTTGACAATGCACTTGCTACAATGGGAGCAGGTCTTCCATCTGGTATGGCGGCAAAAATGGTAAACCCTGATAAAAAAGTAGTTGCAGTTTGTGGAGACGGTGGATTTATGATGAATTCACAAGAATTAGAGACAGCTGTAAGATTAGGTTTAGATTTAACTGTTATTATATTAAACGATAACGCTTACGGAATGATTAAATGGAAACAAACAGGAATGGGATTTGATACATTCGGTCTTGACCTTGGTAATCCTGATTTTGTTAAATATGCAGAAAGCTACGGAGCAACAGGACACAGACCTGAATCTTGCGAAGAGTTTGAAAAAACTTTAACTGAATGCGTTAACGGTAAAGGTGTGCATTTAATCGACTTAGCGGTAGATTACTCTTTAAATCACTCAATTTTAAATGAGTTACTAGCTAAAAAACAGTGTTTATTATAA
- a CDS encoding aldehyde dehydrogenase family protein: MSSTIEVTSPYDDSVVGTVPFNTQEEVEAALDLAHKTFLDRKNWIPRYKRVEILEKLVEIMSSQVEDLTKLCASEGGKPYVDSKVEVLRAINSVKLAIEHLGVYEGKEISMGQTPTSANRIAYTFKEPIGVAVAISAFNHPMNLAIGQVIPAVAVGCPVIIRPATQTPMSALKVVEMLKEAGLPEGWAQGIVCDRKGSEYLATSPKTSFLTFIGSASVGWYLSSKVAPGTRVALEHGGVAPVIVAKDADIDAMIPDLAKGGFYHAGQVCISVQRVFVHESIVDEVATKLAAVASKLVVGNQLDPKTEVGPLVNNGEVDRVEEWVNEAIEKGAKVLTGGKRISKSCYEPTVLLNPSEDSIVSKKEVFGPVVCVYSYSDIDDAIAKANSLNVSFQAAVFSKNIDTCLKCVKELNGTAVIVNDHTAFRVDWMPFGGAKESGIGVGGVPHVMEDMSNEKMMVIKSPVL; the protein is encoded by the coding sequence ATGAGTAGTACAATAGAAGTAACATCACCATATGATGATAGCGTAGTAGGGACAGTTCCATTTAATACACAAGAAGAAGTTGAAGCAGCATTAGATTTAGCTCACAAAACTTTTTTAGATAGAAAAAACTGGATTCCTAGATATAAAAGAGTAGAAATTTTAGAAAAACTTGTTGAAATTATGTCTTCTCAAGTTGAAGATCTTACTAAACTTTGTGCAAGTGAAGGCGGTAAACCTTACGTTGATTCTAAGGTTGAAGTTTTAAGAGCTATCAACAGTGTTAAACTTGCTATTGAGCATTTAGGTGTTTATGAAGGGAAAGAGATCTCTATGGGTCAAACTCCTACTTCTGCAAATAGAATTGCTTATACTTTTAAAGAACCTATAGGTGTTGCTGTTGCAATCTCTGCTTTTAACCACCCTATGAATCTTGCTATAGGACAAGTTATCCCTGCTGTTGCTGTTGGTTGTCCTGTTATTATCAGACCTGCAACGCAAACTCCGATGTCTGCACTTAAAGTTGTTGAGATGTTAAAAGAAGCCGGTCTTCCTGAAGGTTGGGCTCAAGGTATTGTTTGTGATAGAAAAGGAAGTGAATATTTAGCAACTTCTCCTAAAACTTCTTTCTTAACATTTATCGGTTCTGCTTCTGTTGGTTGGTATTTAAGTTCAAAAGTTGCTCCTGGTACTAGAGTTGCTTTGGAACACGGTGGTGTTGCTCCTGTTATTGTTGCTAAAGATGCCGACATTGATGCTATGATTCCTGATTTGGCTAAAGGTGGTTTTTATCATGCCGGTCAAGTTTGTATCTCTGTTCAAAGAGTTTTCGTTCATGAGTCAATTGTAGATGAAGTTGCAACTAAACTTGCTGCTGTTGCTTCTAAACTTGTTGTTGGAAATCAGTTAGATCCTAAAACTGAAGTTGGTCCTTTAGTTAACAACGGGGAAGTTGACAGAGTTGAAGAGTGGGTAAATGAAGCTATTGAAAAAGGTGCTAAAGTTTTAACAGGTGGTAAAAGAATCTCTAAATCTTGTTATGAACCTACAGTTCTTTTAAATCCGTCTGAGGATTCTATTGTTTCTAAAAAAGAGGTATTTGGACCTGTTGTTTGCGTTTATTCTTATAGTGACATTGACGATGCTATTGCTAAAGCAAATTCACTTAACGTTTCTTTCCAGGCAGCTGTATTTAGTAAAAACATTGATACTTGTTTAAAATGTGTTAAAGAGTTAAACGGTACTGCTGTTATTGTTAACGACCATACTGCATTTAGAGTTGACTGGATGCCGTTTGGCGGTGCTAAAGAGAGTGGTATCGGTGTTGGTGGTGTTCCTCACGTTATGGAAGATATGTCTAACGAAAAAATGATGGTTATTAAATCTCCGGTTTTATAA